A stretch of DNA from Phaeodactylum tricornutum CCAP 1055/1 chromosome 29, whole genome shotgun sequence:
AAAATGCGTCGATGCGAGCTTTCGCCTTGGTTTGACGGGCCTGTGGTTGTCGGCGCATCCAATCGAGCTCGACCGCGTACTTGGCCTTGGCGGACTGGTAGGCGGCGTCTTCCACGGCGAGCCGTTCCTGTTTTCCTTCCAAGTAGTCGGCGTACGATCCGACGTATTCGTAAACGGATCCTTGATCCAGTTCCAGTATTCGATCGCACACTTCGTCCAGAAAGGCTCGGTCGTGCGTCACCATGAGAATGGTAAGCTTCTTGTCACCGAGCAGCAAATCACTCAGCCACTGAACCCCCGCGAGGGACAAGAAATTTGTCGGTTCATCCAACAAAAGTACGTCGGGTTCTTGGACCAACGCAGCGGCCAATGCGACCCGCTTCCGTTCCCCGCCGGATAATTTGGCCAGTGGCTGATCTTGTAGGTGCCGTACGCGGAGCTTAGTGGCGACTTCTTCGGCTTTTGTCCAGACGTTCCATCCTTCCAAGGCATCCATGGCGGCGCAGGCCTGGGCAAAGGCTTCCGGCTTAACTTCGGCTTCCTGGACGGCTAGACGGTATTTCCGGACGGCTGCGTATTTATTTTTGGCACTACTGGTCTCGACGGTGCCGTCGCCACGGAACCCCAAGAGggcgtcggcgacgttcAAGTCCATGGACAGGTGCGGCTCCTGTTCGACGTAGGCAACCTTGACGTCCCGTGGCGTCACGACTTGTCCGGTATATTTGATATTCTGTGCTTCGTCAGCAGCGTCCGCACACGCCCGGGAAGCTAAGATGCGGAGCAAGGTGGACTTGCCCGTCCCGTTGCGTCCGACGAGTGCCACCTTGGCACCCCGGGGAAGTACGTACGAAACGTCCCGGAGCTGCCAGGTTTCTCCGCCATTGTGCGAGCAAGACAAGCTTTCCAAGGACAGAGCGGGAGGCAAGGCGACGGTAGTCGTTGCGGTATTAGAAGTGCTGCTCATACGGAGCAGTACTCCGGCGGAGGTGCCGGACTGGTGTCCCACACTCGGACGCAAGGAAACGGGCGGAGCGAGGAACGTCCAggcgttcactgtcaaaacaTGACGAGACGTTACACACGACAGTACTATCGTTGCTAGTATTCTGGAACGTCTCATTTCCACTCGATTTTCTGCAAAGCAAGGAAAAGCAATGTTTTCGCGTACCCGCGAACGCTGGCGAGTCTCAAATCTCAACTGTACACTCAGACTCGTGTCAAATCCATCACCATGGTTGCGTGTTTCGGCGTTTCGATGTTTTCGATTTTGCTTGGATGTCGTTGTTCGGGAAGGAGTCTGTCTTACCGTTAGATAACAGTATCTACAACTACACGAGACGAATATTGCACtgctttcactgtcagtaacCGCGATGCATAGATGCATTCGGAAAGTGTGAAATCTGTTTTGTCCACTACGATACCACAGCGACATTTATGAAATAAGTAGAAATCGAAATCAACGTCACGATATGACATGTGTTTTTCCTGTGAAGTGGAATGCCATCTCCCGTAAAGTCGGCAAAGCGACAGATTCCCCCTCCCCCCCCCCTTTCCATTCAAAATGCCATGCAGTCTCGAGTACGAGCGAAAACTGTACGTTCCTTTGCACAAATCACAACACCGGAAGCCCCCCAACGacgcttgactgtgaagcacCAGCACCAGTACCGGACTACCAGAAACTGCCGAGTGCGCACTGACTTGAGCGAACAGAAACAATTTGCAGGAACGCACCACACGCCAGTCAAAAAAGCTCTTTTCGTGCCGAATCATGCCACTATGGGTGCGCTGGTGGAAGCCGCTGACGGCTGCCGTAGTGGCACTGGCCGCAGCATTGCCGTTCCGATCATCCCACCGTTCTCCAAATCTCTGGCAAGCGTCGCGCAGCAGATTGGATCGCTACCTCATGGGAGTCTTTCGTGATTTGGGTCGCTACAAGGCACGGAAGCGCAGACACGCCAACGACAATTCGCTGATGGAAACCGTACTCTGGAAGCGGGGCGACGACCCGGAAGCGGATTTGGCCCTCGCCAACGATCACGATCACGAAATCAGTACCACCTATACGCTAGGGGAATTGTGGGAATTCGGCAACGGAATAGACGACAATCCCATTCTGATTGCTGTTCTGGGACGGGTGTACGACGTTTCGGCTGGGGAACGCTTTTACGGCGAAACTGGCCCGTACCACGTCTTTGCCGGACGCGACGTCACCTACGCTCTAGGGGCTGGTTGTTTTCGGGACCTTTCCTGCGTCGACGGCACCTTGGACTCGAACGATCTTTCCGACCGGGAGCGCTTGGAAAGTCAAAGGTGGCTCTCCTTCTTTCATTTGCACGACAAGTACCCACTCGTGGGAAAACTAGAAGGAGATACCTTGCAAGTCATTTTGGACGACATTGAAAATCAAGAGACGGAAGACGACAGGCATACTGGACCGGGATGTCCCAATGATGTTGTCGAACAGTAAGGTTCGAGCCTATCCAAGCATAGAAAATGGATCCACAAACATACACCCTACTGTCTTTACAGGTATTTCCCTACGCACACATTCGGAAGAGACGCTTTTGGAAGAGTACAGACAGCCACCAGCACTTTGCCATGCTTCAACATATCGTCACAGTGGTCCAATCGAACagaaatgatgaaagaaTGTGCTAGAGCTCTCCTCCATCTTTGATCTGTGCCTGAAAGTCTCGACGGAGCCGACGAATATCGTCTGCTGAAAGTTGACGATTGCCAATGCTTTGTTTCTGTTCGTTATGACGTTCTTGCTCCAGCCGACGCGCGTCACACACAATCCCCTTGAGTTCACAAAAGGCTGGCACAAACGGACACACCGCCGTACAAGCAACCGGACCGTACTCGTCCCAACGCCAAATCGCACGGTCCGGCACCTTTTCCTCCATATCGTACGGAGCCATGTAGGGCTCGTTGGCCCAGTCCTCTGGAAGATGCTGCAAATCGTCTCCTGGCACACAGGCACCGTCGATTTCTCGCAGTGTAGGACCAGGAGGAGCACCATCACTGTTCAGCGGCGGGCAAGTTAGACTCATATTGTTATAGCCTTCGTAGAATGCAAATGGACAACGCGTACGATCCGTAAAAGCCGTTTTGATGGATGTGTCGTTGGGGAAAAT
This window harbors:
- a CDS encoding predicted protein produces the protein HDHEISTTYTLGELWEFGNGIDDNPILIAVLGRVYDVSAGERFYGETGPYHVFAGRDVTYALG